One window from the genome of Chloroflexota bacterium encodes:
- a CDS encoding DUF2961 domain-containing protein, producing MFDGLQMGLHNIALLSDAETRSISAENPNGERGGGAKAVPDENSAASLLGPGWKVRPKIELPPQSTTTLAEIEGPGTIQHIWLTVRPQAYRSTVLRCYWDGEETPSVEVPLGDFFCNGHALRYDVNSLPIAVNPTGGFNSYWPMPFRRSARITIENDYWEAIPGFFYQITYALAPVPENAAYFHAQWRRSMTTREYPEHVLLDGVSGQGQYVGTFIAWSQFSNGWWGEGEVKFYMDGDSNHPTICGTGTEDYFGGAWNFGDRTFSTPFLGYPLYRQDPVEVPLHGMYRWHIMDPIRFKQDLKVTVQALGWWLNRKFEPLTDDIASVAYWYQTAPHAPFPAMPPLSARWPRG from the coding sequence ATGTTCGACGGACTGCAAATGGGTCTGCATAACATCGCGCTGCTCTCGGATGCCGAGACGCGCTCGATTTCGGCGGAAAACCCTAACGGCGAGCGGGGCGGCGGCGCCAAGGCGGTACCCGATGAAAACAGCGCGGCTTCTTTGCTGGGGCCCGGTTGGAAAGTGCGTCCCAAGATCGAGCTGCCGCCGCAATCCACCACGACCCTCGCCGAAATCGAAGGGCCGGGCACCATCCAGCACATCTGGCTCACCGTTCGCCCCCAGGCGTATCGCAGCACGGTTCTGCGCTGCTATTGGGACGGCGAAGAGACTCCCTCGGTCGAGGTGCCGCTGGGCGACTTCTTCTGCAACGGCCACGCCCTGCGTTACGATGTGAACTCCCTGCCCATTGCCGTGAACCCCACGGGCGGGTTCAACTCTTATTGGCCCATGCCCTTCCGCCGCAGCGCGCGCATCACGATAGAGAACGACTACTGGGAAGCAATCCCGGGATTCTTCTATCAGATCACGTACGCACTGGCCCCGGTGCCGGAAAACGCCGCCTACTTCCATGCCCAGTGGCGGCGGTCCATGACCACCCGCGAATACCCCGAGCATGTGCTCCTCGACGGTGTGTCGGGACAGGGGCAGTACGTCGGCACGTTCATCGCGTGGTCGCAGTTTTCCAACGGCTGGTGGGGCGAGGGCGAGGTGAAATTCTATATGGACGGCGACTCCAACCATCCGACCATCTGCGGCACGGGTACGGAGGACTACTTTGGCGGGGCGTGGAATTTCGGCGACCGGACATTCTCAACGCCCTTCCTCGGCTATCCGCTCTACCGCCAGGATCCGGTTGAGGTACCGCTTCACGGCATGTACCGCTGGCACATCATGGACCCCATTCGCTTCAAGCAGGACTTAAAAGTAACCGTGCAAGCCCTCGGCTGGTGGCTGAACCGCAAGTTCGAGCCGCTCACCGATGACATTGCGTCGGTGGCCTACTGGTACCAAACAGCGCCCCACGCGCCGTTTCCCGCCATGCCGCCGCTCTCCGCCCGCTGGCCGCGCGGTTAG
- a CDS encoding extracellular solute-binding protein, with the protein METRDRSVRLQPSRRQILAGGGAALTAALLAACGQAGTAMPSEDAPAEQEAEKPAAQPQAEAAEIKVWVWWPDPVASVEQMGANYSEANPNVSVTAEAVSGYWDNLQAAFVGGTGPDIYLMNSVNYFAWSNKEIPADITAQFKADPIAQDFAANAWKTGIDFYTYKGEKMFGVPGMMTSIITLFNEDAINEGGFAVPSELGTDWNWDLLQEYAIKLTESEGDNVTRYGMFAADALEQGWLNYVRANGGDFLSDDLRCVIDSPESAEAWHFCVDLALKHRVSPSRDQIADLSQGMAGRGGRFALFGSGQVVLWTAASNNVKFLNEAWPGSGFTWDYGYVAASPNTGNPGGTTNIVGWCMNTNSKSPDQAWGVFANMMTKDSQDILARADVLRPARDDSAQLYYDPEVTDGPANRIAAFEMFEWTTNLPTHDVVSWGEMLGPMGVWAPEIFAGTVGVEEGLKNMADETNALFDAATS; encoded by the coding sequence GTGGAAACAAGAGATCGTTCCGTGCGACTACAACCGTCACGCCGACAGATCCTCGCGGGCGGCGGTGCGGCACTAACTGCCGCCTTGCTCGCCGCGTGCGGACAGGCCGGCACGGCCATGCCGTCCGAGGATGCGCCGGCCGAGCAGGAAGCCGAAAAGCCTGCCGCACAGCCTCAGGCTGAAGCCGCCGAGATCAAAGTCTGGGTCTGGTGGCCGGACCCTGTAGCGTCCGTGGAACAGATGGGCGCGAATTACTCGGAAGCCAATCCCAACGTCAGCGTGACTGCGGAAGCGGTTTCCGGTTACTGGGATAATTTGCAGGCGGCCTTCGTTGGCGGCACGGGCCCGGACATCTACCTGATGAACAGCGTGAACTACTTCGCGTGGTCCAACAAGGAGATTCCTGCCGACATTACCGCGCAATTCAAGGCCGACCCCATCGCCCAGGATTTTGCCGCCAACGCCTGGAAGACCGGCATCGACTTCTACACCTACAAAGGCGAGAAGATGTTCGGCGTGCCGGGCATGATGACGAGCATCATCACGCTCTTCAATGAAGACGCCATAAATGAGGGCGGCTTCGCGGTGCCGTCTGAGCTCGGCACGGACTGGAATTGGGACTTGCTCCAGGAGTACGCCATTAAGCTCACGGAGAGCGAGGGAGACAACGTCACGCGCTACGGCATGTTCGCGGCCGATGCCCTCGAACAAGGCTGGCTGAACTACGTGCGCGCCAACGGCGGCGACTTCTTGAGCGACGATTTGCGCTGCGTCATCGACAGCCCGGAATCGGCGGAGGCGTGGCACTTCTGCGTAGACTTGGCGCTCAAGCATCGCGTTTCGCCGTCCCGCGACCAGATTGCTGACCTGAGCCAAGGCATGGCGGGCCGCGGCGGTCGTTTTGCCCTCTTTGGCAGCGGCCAAGTCGTCCTTTGGACGGCGGCTTCCAACAACGTCAAGTTCCTGAACGAGGCCTGGCCCGGCTCCGGCTTCACCTGGGACTACGGCTACGTGGCCGCTTCGCCCAATACGGGCAATCCGGGTGGCACGACGAACATCGTCGGCTGGTGTATGAACACCAACTCCAAGTCGCCCGACCAGGCGTGGGGCGTCTTCGCCAATATGATGACGAAGGACTCCCAGGACATTCTGGCGCGGGCGGACGTGCTGCGCCCGGCTCGGGATGACTCCGCGCAACTCTACTACGATCCGGAGGTCACCGACGGGCCCGCGAACCGCATCGCCGCGTTCGAGATGTTCGAGTGGACCACGAATCTGCCGACCCACGACGTCGTCTCCTGGGGCGAGATGCTTGGCCCCATGGGCGTGTGGGCGCCAGAGATCTTCGCCGGCACCGTCGGCGTGGAGGAAGGCCTCAAGAACATGGCGGACGAGACGAACGCACTGTTCGACGCGGCCACGTCCTAG